The Hyalangium gracile genome has a window encoding:
- a CDS encoding DUF2379 family protein, with amino-acid sequence MREASGLRRGATGGACKQLEDVLAIEVVPLYREEAELVLEKLAQRKP; translated from the coding sequence GTGCGAGAGGCCTCGGGGCTACGGCGAGGGGCAACAGGAGGTGCATGCAAGCAATTGGAAGACGTGCTCGCCATCGAAGTCGTGCCACTCTACCGAGAGGAGGCCGAGCTCGTGCTCGAGAAGCTGGCCCAGCGGAAACCGTGA
- a CDS encoding MEDS domain-containing protein: MDHSGLGCVRELRRGQHACLIYDHGEDPHTAVAPFAAAGLEAGERCVYVVGEHDPARIERSLTAAGVDFARQLQRGALVLLSRWEVSFPNGEFDPTAMIGFVRQAITQALADGFTGLRVVAEMTWALQMGVGANKLIHYEALGNHLYPDEPLVAVCMYDRSRFPVAVCHDALRVHPWVAVGEVTYDNLYYEPPATVIDGAAADTRVQWMLEQLQRVREAEVQRRELYSARLAREEAEASAQAKDALLSMLAHELRTPLTSMLMYTQASLRKLEAAQAADLPSLRRSLEVVARQATKQARLIDQVLDAARLASEQLPLTLEHCDLAALVREVVELTQAAAPEHPLVVQVSSQAEMMADPLRIEQVLVNLLDNARKYTPPGTSIEVGILPESEGIALVVRDHGAGIPTEDHGRIFERFHRLRSDQKGVGLGLHISREIVRMHGGDLLVETPPDGGTRFIARFPRHEAASQKPGRQEKDPRSTPRASEEHPHP; the protein is encoded by the coding sequence ATGGATCACTCGGGCCTGGGTTGTGTGCGGGAGCTTCGGCGCGGGCAACATGCCTGCCTCATCTACGATCATGGAGAAGATCCCCACACCGCAGTGGCGCCCTTCGCCGCCGCGGGGCTCGAGGCCGGTGAGCGCTGCGTTTATGTCGTCGGCGAGCACGATCCCGCTCGCATCGAGCGCAGCCTGACGGCGGCCGGAGTCGACTTCGCGCGGCAGCTGCAACGGGGAGCGCTGGTCCTGCTGAGCCGCTGGGAAGTCTCTTTTCCCAATGGTGAGTTCGATCCCACCGCCATGATCGGCTTCGTGCGCCAGGCCATCACCCAGGCCCTGGCGGACGGCTTCACCGGCCTGCGCGTCGTCGCCGAGATGACGTGGGCACTGCAGATGGGCGTCGGCGCCAACAAGCTCATCCACTACGAGGCGCTCGGAAACCACCTGTACCCGGACGAGCCCCTGGTCGCCGTCTGCATGTACGACCGCTCCCGCTTTCCCGTGGCGGTCTGCCATGACGCCCTGCGCGTCCACCCCTGGGTCGCCGTGGGAGAGGTGACGTACGACAACCTCTATTACGAGCCACCGGCGACGGTGATCGATGGCGCCGCCGCCGACACCCGTGTGCAGTGGATGCTCGAGCAGCTGCAGCGTGTGCGCGAGGCCGAGGTCCAGCGGCGCGAGCTGTACTCCGCCCGTCTGGCGCGAGAGGAGGCCGAGGCCTCGGCCCAGGCCAAGGACGCGCTCCTGTCCATGCTGGCGCACGAGCTGCGCACGCCGCTCACCAGCATGCTCATGTACACCCAGGCCTCGCTCCGCAAGCTCGAGGCCGCGCAGGCGGCCGATCTGCCCTCACTCCGACGCAGCCTGGAGGTCGTGGCCCGTCAGGCGACGAAGCAGGCGCGGCTGATCGACCAGGTGCTCGACGCCGCGCGTCTGGCCTCGGAACAGCTGCCGCTGACCCTCGAGCACTGCGATCTCGCCGCCCTGGTCAGGGAGGTGGTCGAGCTCACCCAGGCCGCGGCTCCGGAACACCCCCTGGTCGTCCAGGTCTCCAGCCAGGCCGAGATGATGGCCGATCCGCTGCGCATCGAGCAGGTGCTGGTCAACCTGCTCGACAATGCTCGGAAGTACACCCCTCCTGGGACCTCGATCGAAGTCGGGATCCTCCCGGAGTCGGAGGGCATTGCCCTGGTGGTGAGAGACCATGGAGCGGGCATCCCCACCGAAGATCATGGGCGCATCTTCGAGCGGTTCCACCGCCTGCGCAGCGATCAGAAGGGCGTCGGACTCGGGCTGCACATCAGCCGCGAGATCGTCCGCATGCATGGCGGCGACCTGCTGGTCGAGACGCCCCCGGACGGCGGGACCCGCTTCATCGCTCGCTTCCCTCGCCATGAGGCGGCCTCCCAGAAGCCCGGGAGGCAGGAGAAGGACCCTCGCTCGACTCCTCGAGCCAGCGAGGAGCACCCACACCCCTGA
- the xdhC gene encoding xanthine dehydrogenase accessory protein XdhC, with amino-acid sequence MDLYAEIAALVAEGHPFVLATVIESAGSTPQKPGSKMVVLGDGSLRGTVGGGAIEHQIIDAALALLGAPEQTRVIETHLTHELGMCCGGRMKVFLEKHGAPARLTVFGAGHVAKELAALARKVGFRVTVVDARPEWASAERFPGCEVLLKDPADHARAVAGGAQDFFCVTTHDHPLDQAVVEALLSKPAAYLGVIGSRRKAERFRMRLKAAGAEDAALDRIRSPMGLAIGALTPEEIAVSIVAELVQVRRGGQPRR; translated from the coding sequence ATGGACCTCTACGCGGAGATCGCCGCCCTCGTCGCCGAGGGCCACCCCTTCGTCCTGGCCACCGTCATCGAGAGCGCGGGCAGCACGCCGCAGAAGCCGGGCTCGAAGATGGTGGTGCTGGGGGATGGCTCGCTGCGCGGCACGGTGGGGGGCGGCGCCATCGAGCATCAGATCATCGATGCCGCGCTCGCGCTGCTGGGAGCTCCCGAGCAGACGCGCGTCATCGAGACGCACCTGACCCACGAGCTGGGGATGTGCTGCGGCGGCCGGATGAAGGTGTTCCTGGAGAAGCACGGGGCACCGGCGCGGCTGACCGTGTTCGGCGCCGGGCACGTGGCGAAGGAGCTGGCGGCCCTGGCTCGCAAGGTCGGCTTCCGCGTCACGGTGGTGGACGCCCGGCCCGAGTGGGCCTCCGCCGAGCGCTTCCCCGGCTGCGAGGTGCTGCTGAAGGACCCCGCCGACCATGCGCGCGCGGTGGCGGGCGGGGCCCAGGACTTCTTCTGCGTCACCACGCATGACCACCCGCTGGACCAGGCCGTGGTGGAGGCGCTGCTGAGCAAGCCCGCGGCGTACCTGGGCGTCATCGGCAGCCGGCGCAAGGCCGAGCGCTTCCGCATGCGGCTGAAGGCGGCGGGCGCGGAGGACGCGGCGCTGGACCGGATCCGCTCGCCGATGGGGCTGGCCATCGGCGCGCTGACGCCCGAGGAGATCGCCGTCTCCATCGTCGCGGAGCTCGTCCAGGTGCGGCGCGGTGGACAGCCCCGCCGGTAG
- a CDS encoding 6-phosphofructokinase: protein MKVAVLTGGGDCPGLNAVIRAVVRRASEHGFEMMGLRDGWKGLLEDNHFRLTRETTSGILHRGGTILGTSRVNPFKVEGGLEKVKRAVERNGIHAIIAIGGEGTLSAATRMSQEGLRIVGVPKTIDNDLNGTDFTFGFDTAVTIATDAIDRLHSTAESHKRVIVCEVMGRHVGWIATYAGIAGGADVILVPEIPADLAGVAEHIQRRHASGRSFSIVVVAEGTRVKLSEDKSEQLITSGALDEAGRPRLGGVGSIVAHEIERRTGFETRVSVLGHIQRGGVPTAHDRVLATRFGVHACDMVARGEFGKMAALRGNEIISEELAMATKELKRVPEEFFKVAQVFFG, encoded by the coding sequence ATGAAAGTCGCTGTCCTCACCGGCGGGGGCGATTGCCCCGGCCTCAATGCGGTCATCCGAGCCGTCGTCCGCCGTGCCAGTGAGCACGGCTTCGAGATGATGGGCCTGAGAGATGGGTGGAAGGGCCTGCTGGAAGACAACCACTTCCGCCTCACGCGGGAGACGACCTCCGGCATCCTGCATCGCGGTGGCACCATCCTGGGTACCTCGCGCGTCAACCCCTTCAAGGTCGAGGGCGGCCTGGAGAAGGTGAAGCGCGCGGTGGAGCGCAACGGCATCCACGCCATCATCGCCATCGGCGGCGAGGGCACGCTCTCGGCCGCCACGCGCATGTCCCAGGAGGGCCTGCGCATCGTCGGCGTGCCGAAGACGATCGACAATGACTTGAACGGCACGGACTTCACCTTCGGCTTCGACACGGCGGTGACCATCGCCACGGACGCCATCGACCGGCTGCACTCCACGGCCGAGTCCCACAAGCGCGTCATCGTCTGCGAGGTGATGGGCCGGCACGTGGGCTGGATCGCCACGTACGCGGGCATCGCGGGTGGCGCGGACGTCATCCTGGTGCCGGAGATCCCCGCGGACCTGGCGGGGGTGGCCGAGCACATCCAGCGCCGGCACGCCTCGGGCCGCTCGTTCTCCATCGTGGTGGTGGCCGAGGGCACGCGCGTGAAGCTGTCCGAGGACAAGAGCGAGCAGCTCATCACCTCGGGCGCGCTGGACGAGGCGGGCCGGCCGCGCCTGGGTGGCGTGGGCAGCATCGTGGCGCATGAGATTGAGCGGCGCACGGGCTTCGAGACGCGCGTGTCGGTGCTGGGCCACATCCAGCGCGGCGGCGTGCCCACGGCGCACGACCGCGTGCTGGCCACGCGCTTCGGCGTGCATGCGTGCGACATGGTGGCGCGCGGCGAGTTCGGGAAGATGGCGGCCCTGCGCGGCAACGAGATCATCAGCGAGGAGCTGGCGATGGCCACCAAGGAGCTCAAGCGGGTGCCCGAGGAGTTCTTCAAGGTGGCGCAGGTGTTCTTTGGCTAG
- a CDS encoding amidase, with the protein MDAFAALDATAQAELVRRKEVKPLELVEAAIARIERLNPKLNAVIDQWFDEARELARGPLPQGPFTGVPFLLKDLISSYAGKKLTSGSRFFADLVVPHDSELTQRYKRAGLVILGKTNLPEFGILPTTEPRLHGPTRNPWNLDHTTGGSSGGAAAAVASGMVAIAHGGDGGGSIRIPASCCGIFGLKPSRGRLPMGPDVGDIMHGLVTEHALTRTVRDSAALLDATDGADVGAPYAAPPKARPYTQEVATPPGRLRIAFTTRTNTGVPVHPECIQAVEDTVRLLQELGHTVEEGSLEVPDEEMLAQTFMTIWSSGAVVALEKMAPLLGRELTPESFEPLTWALYDMGRQNTAASYLMAYDAMQRYARAFARKFVEVDAWLLPTLAEPPVPLGTFDAPPDEPMAPLFRAAAFTPFCPLANITGNPAMSVPLHWSAEGLPVGVQFIGRFGDEATLFRLAGQLEGARPWAARRPPLVG; encoded by the coding sequence ATGGACGCCTTTGCTGCCCTCGACGCCACTGCCCAGGCGGAGCTGGTCCGCCGCAAGGAAGTCAAACCCCTGGAGCTCGTGGAGGCGGCCATCGCCCGCATCGAGCGCCTCAATCCGAAACTCAACGCCGTCATCGACCAGTGGTTCGACGAGGCCCGAGAGCTGGCGCGAGGCCCGCTGCCCCAGGGCCCCTTCACCGGCGTCCCCTTCCTCCTCAAGGACCTCATCTCCAGCTACGCGGGCAAGAAGCTCACCTCGGGCTCGCGCTTCTTCGCCGACCTGGTGGTGCCGCACGACAGCGAGCTCACCCAGCGCTACAAGCGCGCCGGCCTCGTCATCCTCGGGAAGACCAACCTCCCCGAGTTCGGCATCCTCCCCACCACCGAGCCCCGGCTCCATGGCCCCACCCGCAACCCGTGGAACCTGGACCACACCACGGGCGGCTCCAGCGGCGGCGCCGCGGCGGCCGTGGCCAGCGGCATGGTGGCCATCGCCCACGGCGGGGACGGCGGCGGCTCCATCCGCATCCCCGCCTCCTGCTGCGGCATCTTCGGCCTGAAGCCCTCGCGCGGCCGGCTCCCCATGGGGCCGGATGTGGGCGACATCATGCACGGGCTCGTCACCGAGCACGCCCTCACCCGCACCGTGCGCGACAGCGCCGCCCTGCTGGATGCCACCGACGGCGCCGACGTGGGCGCCCCCTACGCCGCCCCGCCCAAGGCCCGCCCCTACACCCAGGAGGTGGCCACGCCCCCGGGCCGGCTGCGCATCGCCTTCACCACCCGCACCAACACCGGCGTGCCCGTCCACCCCGAGTGCATCCAGGCCGTGGAGGACACCGTCCGGCTGCTCCAGGAGCTGGGCCACACGGTGGAGGAGGGCAGCCTGGAGGTGCCCGACGAGGAGATGCTGGCCCAGACGTTCATGACCATCTGGTCCAGCGGGGCCGTGGTCGCCCTCGAGAAGATGGCCCCGCTGCTGGGCCGCGAGCTCACCCCCGAGTCCTTCGAGCCCCTCACCTGGGCCCTCTATGACATGGGGCGTCAAAACACCGCCGCCTCGTACCTGATGGCGTATGACGCAATGCAGCGTTACGCCCGGGCCTTCGCGCGGAAGTTCGTGGAGGTGGACGCCTGGCTGCTGCCCACGCTCGCCGAGCCCCCCGTGCCGCTGGGCACCTTCGACGCCCCGCCGGACGAGCCCATGGCGCCCCTGTTCCGCGCCGCCGCCTTCACCCCCTTCTGCCCGCTGGCCAACATCACCGGCAACCCCGCCATGTCCGTGCCCCTCCACTGGAGCGCGGAGGGCCTGCCGGTGGGGGTCCAGTTCATCGGCCGCTTCGGGGACGAGGCCACCCTCTTCCGGCTGGCCGGTCAGTTGGAGGGTGCCCGCCCATGGGCCGCCCGGCGCCCTCCCCTGGTTGGATGA
- a CDS encoding glucosamine-6-phosphate deaminase — protein MKVRVFASELEAATACAAHIAAEVRARPELVLGLPTGRSPINVYKELATLHHRGELDLSRATTFNLDEFLGLPPDDPASFRAYMERHLFQHVNLAPERIHFFDGSAPDAEAECVRYDAAVAAAGGFDLVLLGIGPNGHIAFNEPGDSALATSHRVLLSRETRQTLAPLVGDDVSRVPMAALTLGVAPLIQGRQVHLIAFGASKAAAVTAMVHGPITPRCPASFLQLHPNVSLWLDAVAARGLQRG, from the coding sequence GTGAAAGTCCGCGTCTTCGCCTCTGAGCTGGAAGCTGCTACCGCCTGCGCGGCCCACATCGCCGCCGAAGTCCGCGCCCGCCCCGAGCTGGTCCTGGGGCTGCCCACAGGGCGCTCGCCCATCAACGTCTACAAGGAGCTGGCGACGCTGCACCACCGGGGCGAGCTCGATCTGTCCCGCGCCACCACCTTCAACCTGGACGAGTTCCTGGGGCTGCCGCCGGATGACCCGGCGAGCTTCCGCGCCTATATGGAGCGCCACCTCTTCCAGCACGTGAACCTGGCGCCCGAGCGCATCCACTTCTTCGACGGCAGCGCGCCGGACGCGGAGGCGGAGTGCGTGCGCTACGACGCCGCGGTGGCCGCGGCGGGGGGCTTTGACCTGGTGCTGCTGGGCATCGGGCCCAACGGGCACATCGCCTTCAACGAGCCCGGGGACTCGGCCCTGGCGACCAGCCACCGGGTGCTGCTGTCCCGCGAGACGCGCCAGACGCTGGCGCCGCTGGTGGGGGACGACGTCTCGCGGGTGCCCATGGCGGCGCTGACGCTGGGCGTGGCGCCGCTCATCCAGGGCCGCCAGGTGCACCTGATTGCGTTCGGCGCGAGCAAGGCCGCGGCGGTGACGGCCATGGTGCATGGCCCCATCACCCCGCGGTGCCCGGCGTCCTTCCTCCAGCTCCACCCCAACGTCAGCCTGTGGCTGGACGCGGTGGCCGCGCGGGGGCTGCAGCGCGGCTGA
- a CDS encoding vWA domain-containing protein, whose product MKGSGAISKVVVFTLAAVVLLVGAVTLFGDNFRALFGARAAALGSSDAVSASPGDYRLSRKTMRTFAENNAYDGAAPAAPLAAEPRSAGNTHAAERPNPFTLTSEDALSTFAVDVDTASYALFRRYVSGGSLPPRDSVRVEEWVNYFKYRLPAPEQGDFRVDLEGAPSPFTPGRQLLKVGLQARKIGKSQRKPTHLVFLADTSGSMDAPDKLPLAQRAMKLMVDGLNEEDTVALVTYAGSVRDVLPPTPASERRKLFEAIDSLTAGGGTAMGSGLEIAYQHAARKAGPDVVSRVIVLTDGDTNLGRNVTAEAMLESIRGYVQEGVTLSTIGLGMGNYRDDLMEKLANKGNGNCFYIDSDREARRVFQEQLAGTLEVIAKDVKVQVEFDKTAVRGYRLIGYENRDIADRDFRDDKVDAGEIGAGHTVTALYEVELTGEGTNVATVRVRAKTPAGSEAAEQTFSFARAELHDDLDDASADLRFATAVAGTADILRGAPQASDWSLAVAEELAENATDGLEDREEFVSLLRQVREGKLQTVSTSDRPSRMKSFAENNAY is encoded by the coding sequence ATGAAGGGTTCTGGAGCAATCTCCAAGGTCGTCGTCTTCACGCTCGCCGCCGTCGTGCTCCTGGTGGGCGCCGTCACCCTCTTCGGTGACAACTTCCGCGCGCTCTTCGGGGCCCGGGCGGCGGCGCTGGGCAGCAGTGACGCCGTCAGCGCCTCACCAGGCGACTACCGCCTCAGTCGAAAGACGATGCGGACCTTCGCGGAGAACAACGCGTACGACGGCGCGGCACCTGCCGCTCCGCTCGCCGCCGAGCCCCGGTCCGCGGGCAACACCCACGCCGCGGAGCGCCCCAACCCCTTCACCCTCACCTCCGAGGATGCCCTCTCCACCTTCGCGGTGGACGTGGACACCGCCTCCTATGCCCTCTTCCGCCGCTACGTGAGCGGAGGCTCGCTGCCGCCCCGGGACTCGGTCCGCGTGGAGGAGTGGGTGAACTACTTCAAGTACCGGCTCCCGGCGCCCGAGCAGGGGGACTTCCGCGTGGACCTGGAGGGCGCGCCCTCTCCCTTCACCCCGGGCCGGCAGCTGCTCAAGGTCGGGCTGCAGGCGCGGAAGATCGGCAAGAGCCAGCGCAAGCCCACGCACCTGGTCTTCCTGGCGGACACCAGCGGCTCCATGGACGCGCCGGACAAGCTGCCGCTGGCCCAGCGCGCGATGAAGCTCATGGTGGACGGCCTCAACGAGGAGGACACCGTGGCGCTCGTCACCTACGCGGGCAGCGTGCGGGACGTGCTGCCGCCCACCCCGGCCTCCGAGCGCCGCAAGCTGTTCGAGGCGATCGACTCGCTCACCGCCGGCGGTGGCACCGCCATGGGCAGCGGGCTGGAGATCGCCTACCAGCACGCGGCCAGGAAGGCCGGCCCGGACGTCGTCTCGCGCGTCATCGTCCTCACCGATGGCGACACCAACCTGGGGCGCAACGTCACGGCGGAGGCCATGCTGGAGAGCATCCGCGGCTACGTCCAGGAGGGCGTGACGCTGTCCACCATCGGCCTGGGCATGGGCAACTACCGGGATGACCTGATGGAGAAGCTGGCCAACAAGGGCAACGGCAACTGCTTCTACATCGACAGCGACAGGGAGGCGCGCCGCGTCTTCCAGGAGCAGCTGGCCGGGACGCTGGAGGTCATCGCCAAGGACGTGAAGGTGCAGGTGGAGTTCGACAAGACGGCGGTGCGCGGCTACCGGCTCATCGGCTACGAGAACCGCGACATCGCCGACCGCGACTTCCGCGACGACAAGGTGGACGCGGGGGAGATCGGCGCGGGCCACACCGTCACCGCGCTGTACGAGGTGGAGCTGACGGGCGAGGGCACGAACGTGGCCACGGTGCGCGTGCGCGCCAAGACGCCCGCCGGCAGCGAGGCCGCCGAGCAGACCTTCTCCTTCGCGCGAGCGGAGCTCCACGACGACCTGGATGACGCCTCCGCGGACCTGCGCTTCGCCACCGCCGTGGCGGGCACGGCGGACATCCTCCGAGGCGCGCCGCAGGCCAGCGACTGGAGCCTCGCCGTGGCCGAGGAGCTCGCCGAGAACGCCACCGATGGCCTGGAGGATCGCGAGGAGTTCGTCTCGCTGCTGCGCCAGGTGCGCGAGGGGAAGCTGCAGACCGTCTCGACCAGCGACCGCCCCTCTCGCATGAAGAGCTTCGCGGAGAACAACGCCTACTGA
- a CDS encoding lytic transglycosylase domain-containing protein, with protein MARKRISAGLPVPGWAWLGLLALVPVVLLNLAVAFFGDTQVSPLSLSFLEQKLHALGAYAKHRPACLLSGHEPLEPLISQAEQRHRLPTGLLHALVQVESETHPHRISPAGAMGPGQLMPGTARMLSVEDPFEPGPAIDASARYLAAQLARFDDVRLAVAAYNAGPGAVHGKVPRNGETEFYVAKVLTAYERLRPPPPKPTVSAKSRPTVAARPAPRPAPPATPKARSRVSDLPPSSR; from the coding sequence GTGGCGCGCAAGCGGATCAGTGCGGGGCTCCCCGTTCCGGGGTGGGCGTGGCTGGGGCTGCTCGCCCTGGTGCCCGTGGTGCTGCTCAACCTGGCCGTCGCCTTCTTCGGGGACACCCAGGTGTCGCCCCTCTCCCTGTCCTTCCTGGAGCAGAAGCTCCACGCGCTGGGGGCCTATGCGAAGCACCGGCCGGCGTGCCTGCTCAGCGGACACGAGCCGCTCGAGCCCCTCATCTCCCAGGCCGAGCAGCGCCACCGCCTGCCCACGGGGCTGCTCCACGCGCTGGTGCAGGTGGAGTCCGAGACGCATCCCCACCGCATCTCCCCCGCGGGCGCCATGGGGCCCGGCCAGCTCATGCCCGGCACCGCGCGCATGCTGAGCGTGGAGGATCCGTTCGAGCCGGGGCCCGCCATCGACGCCAGCGCGCGCTACCTGGCCGCGCAGCTGGCGAGGTTCGACGACGTGCGCCTGGCTGTCGCCGCGTACAACGCGGGGCCGGGGGCGGTGCATGGGAAGGTGCCGCGCAACGGCGAGACGGAGTTCTACGTGGCGAAGGTGCTGACGGCCTATGAGCGGCTGCGGCCTCCGCCGCCGAAGCCCACCGTGAGCGCGAAGAGCCGGCCCACCGTCGCCGCGCGTCCCGCGCCTCGTCCCGCGCCGCCGGCCACGCCCAAGGCCCGCTCGCGCGTGTCCGACCTCCCCCCATCCTCCCGTTGA
- a CDS encoding TetR/AcrR family transcriptional regulator, with the protein MSPRRNPHRRSVSTPPAESPPRRPGPQGGTRDTNRRERMKELSEAGLRLFVERGLDGVTIDDITQAAGVAKGTFYRYFEDQTALVDALLEPVRRELLDGMEACGRALAVARDVEAMFEAYRAVAAIIASSLLQYPGVVRLYLQECRGPAVGARVKVVELARLVSRHAVDITQKAHTHGLLRPIRPAVSGLAVVGAVERLLLAVLSEEEIGNPLELPDALTTLVLDGLRLPPDSAPGRRKMDGKPKRP; encoded by the coding sequence ATGAGCCCACGCCGCAACCCGCACCGTCGGTCCGTGTCCACTCCACCCGCCGAATCCCCTCCCCGGCGCCCTGGTCCCCAGGGCGGCACGCGGGACACCAACCGCCGCGAGCGCATGAAGGAGCTGAGCGAGGCGGGCCTGCGCCTCTTCGTCGAGCGGGGGCTGGATGGGGTCACCATTGACGACATCACCCAGGCCGCCGGGGTCGCCAAGGGGACGTTCTACCGGTACTTCGAGGACCAGACGGCGCTGGTGGACGCGCTGCTGGAGCCGGTGCGGCGCGAGCTGCTCGACGGGATGGAGGCGTGCGGCCGAGCCCTGGCCGTGGCGCGGGACGTGGAGGCCATGTTCGAGGCCTACCGGGCGGTGGCGGCCATCATCGCCAGCTCGCTGTTGCAGTACCCGGGCGTGGTGCGGCTCTACCTGCAGGAGTGCCGGGGCCCCGCCGTGGGCGCGCGCGTGAAGGTGGTGGAGCTGGCGCGGCTGGTGTCCCGTCACGCGGTGGACATCACCCAGAAGGCCCACACCCACGGCCTGCTGCGCCCCATCCGCCCGGCGGTGAGCGGGCTCGCGGTGGTGGGCGCGGTGGAGCGCCTGCTGCTGGCGGTGCTCAGCGAGGAGGAGATCGGCAACCCGCTGGAGCTGCCGGACGCGCTCACCACGCTGGTGCTGGACGGGCTGCGGCTGCCTCCGGACAGCGCGCCGGGGCGCCGGAAGATGGACGGGAAGCCCAAGCGCCCTTAA
- a CDS encoding sterol desaturase family protein gives MIGIPLGLLYSNFGEWLLHKYVLHGLGKNPRSFWSFHWHEHHQKSRRNEMVDDQYTSPWWVWSPQSKELLGLAAIVAGHLPLFPVAPFFTATVWYSTVKYYRIHKRAHLDPHWAKEHLPWHYDHHMGRDQNSNWCVTHPFFDIVLGTRKEFVGVQPRAPEAVKPAPRPATSPEPEQDVSAAPPP, from the coding sequence ATGATTGGCATCCCATTGGGCTTGCTCTACAGCAACTTCGGCGAGTGGTTGCTGCACAAGTACGTGCTGCACGGGCTGGGGAAGAATCCCAGGAGTTTCTGGAGCTTCCACTGGCACGAGCACCACCAGAAGTCTCGGCGCAACGAGATGGTGGACGACCAGTACACCAGCCCCTGGTGGGTCTGGTCGCCCCAGTCCAAGGAATTGCTGGGGCTGGCGGCCATCGTGGCCGGGCACCTGCCGCTGTTTCCCGTGGCGCCCTTCTTCACGGCCACGGTGTGGTACTCGACGGTGAAGTACTACCGCATCCACAAGCGGGCTCACCTCGACCCCCATTGGGCGAAGGAGCACCTGCCGTGGCACTACGACCACCACATGGGGCGTGATCAGAACTCGAACTGGTGCGTCACCCACCCCTTCTTCGACATCGTCCTGGGGACGCGGAAGGAGTTCGTGGGGGTGCAGCCCAGGGCTCCCGAGGCGGTGAAGCCCGCGCCCCGCCCGGCGACGTCCCCCGAGCCCGAGCAGGACGTCTCCGCCGCGCCTCCCCCTTGA
- a CDS encoding CBS domain-containing protein — protein MNDTIENFMTRSVHTIGTKSPLTEAHRMMNDHAIRHLPVLEGGRLVGMLSQRDLHLIETLKDVVPKEVSVEEAMSQDAYTVAPETPLADVAREMALHKYGSAVVLRGAEVLGIFTTTDALRALDTVLGGMKQQPAAEKPAAKTVVARKASKPATRKSVKKAPAQRVTGKAGKGSKQPARRSRR, from the coding sequence ATGAACGACACCATCGAGAACTTCATGACCCGCTCCGTCCACACGATTGGGACGAAGAGCCCGCTCACCGAAGCCCACCGGATGATGAACGACCACGCCATCCGTCACCTCCCCGTGCTCGAGGGAGGCCGGCTCGTCGGCATGCTCTCTCAGCGGGATCTCCACCTGATCGAGACGCTCAAGGACGTGGTCCCCAAGGAGGTCTCCGTCGAGGAGGCCATGTCCCAGGACGCCTATACCGTGGCCCCGGAGACGCCGCTGGCCGACGTGGCCCGGGAGATGGCGCTCCACAAGTACGGCTCGGCCGTCGTGCTCCGCGGCGCGGAGGTGCTGGGCATCTTCACCACCACGGATGCGCTCCGGGCCCTGGACACCGTGCTCGGCGGGATGAAGCAGCAGCCCGCGGCGGAGAAGCCCGCAGCGAAGACGGTGGTTGCTCGCAAGGCCTCCAAGCCAGCGACGCGGAAGTCCGTCAAGAAGGCTCCAGCGCAGCGCGTCACCGGCAAGGCCGGCAAGGGCTCCAAGCAGCCAGCCAGGCGCTCGCGCCGCTGA
- a CDS encoding autotransporter outer membrane beta-barrel domain-containing protein: MIRREAFSLSRPGAALACVLALGTGAEALAQDDSSASPEVAADSSSDPADSFGLGAMLDVGAPDGIGVSAVARPVRWLRINAGLTTNTLSFGVRGGISLVPLSTFISPSINLDVGHYFDANYNDLIDRLGGIPLRTSVPIEDVGYNYGGASVGLEIGRPDRFSFYLRVGLARGSMTIEDADRLLKDVTNDPDITARPLTLRFTTPSVKLGFLLYLF; the protein is encoded by the coding sequence ATGATCAGACGTGAAGCCTTCAGTCTCTCCCGCCCAGGTGCGGCGCTGGCCTGCGTGCTGGCGCTCGGCACCGGCGCGGAGGCCCTGGCGCAGGACGACTCCAGCGCCTCCCCCGAGGTCGCGGCCGACTCCTCCAGCGACCCCGCCGACAGCTTCGGGCTCGGCGCGATGCTCGACGTCGGAGCCCCGGACGGCATCGGCGTCTCCGCCGTGGCGCGGCCGGTGCGCTGGCTGCGCATCAACGCCGGGCTCACGACGAACACCCTGAGCTTCGGGGTGCGCGGAGGCATCAGCCTGGTCCCGCTGTCCACCTTCATCTCCCCGTCCATCAACCTGGACGTGGGCCACTACTTCGACGCCAACTACAACGATCTCATCGACCGGCTGGGCGGCATCCCCCTGCGGACGTCCGTGCCCATCGAGGACGTGGGCTACAACTACGGCGGCGCCAGCGTGGGGCTCGAGATTGGCAGGCCGGACCGCTTCTCCTTCTACCTGCGCGTCGGCCTGGCTCGCGGCTCGATGACCATCGAGGACGCGGACCGGCTCCTGAAGGACGTCACGAACGATCCGGACATCACCGCCAGGCCGCTCACCCTTCGCTTCACCACGCCCTCCGTCAAGCTGGGCTTCCTCCTCTACCTCTTCTGA